The uncultured Carboxylicivirga sp. genomic interval CATCATCTGTAGTAATGATCAACTCATCCGAAAATTCTCTAATCTGATCTTCAAGTATGATTAAATCTTTGGTACGAGCCGCAATTACAGTAATTACTCTGTTACCTGCTTTTTTCATGGCTTCAACAATAGGTAAAAGAGGAGCTACTCCAACTCCACCTCCACAAGCCAATACTGTACCCACTTTTTCGATGTGAGTAGCCTGACCAAGAGGTCCAACCAAATCCGTAATTTCATCGCCCACATTTAAATCTGCCAAACGACGAGACGAAACTCCCACCCTCTGAACAACTAAGGTAATAGTTCCTTTTTCGGGATTTGAAGAGGCAATGGTTAGTGGTATTCTTTCTCCGTTTTTTCCAACTTTTACAATCACAAAATGGCCTGCTCGGCGGGCTTTTGCAATTCGAGGAGCTTCAATTTCCAAACGCACAACGTTTACGGAAAAGAACTCCTTATCAACTATTTTATTCATATCGTACAAATAATCAATTTACTGCACCAGGCAATTGATAATAGAATTATTGCAGTTAGCAATTATGATTCCTTGTGTTACATTCCGGATCAAAAGTAAACTATGATATTTAGAATATATAACCTATTTCTTCATGAAATCATAATTTACAATCAATCTAAATAGAAACGATAATAGCAAATTTATGTCATCTAAATCATGATCATCCAGCGTTTAATATTAAATTAAGTTAATTTTTTAATTATCAATCAAAAACACCTCGCAATGAATATAGAAGCATTCTTTAAAATTACTTATGGATTGTATATTATTTCGGCAAAAGCCAATGATAAGTCAAATGGATATATCGCCAACACTGTTTTTCAGGTAACCGCCGAGCCGCCACAAATAGCAATTAGCTGCAACAAAGACAATTTAACCTGCGATCTTATTGAACAATCAGAGTACTTTTCAATTTCGATTTTAAAACAGGATGCCAAAGCCGAGACAATTGGTTTGTTTGGATATAAAAGTGGAAAAGATACCGACAAATTTAAAGACATAAAGTATGGAACAAGTTTGAGCGGAACACCCGTAGTATTGGAAGATTCAATTGCATGGTTCGATTGTAAAGTTTCACAAAAAGTGGATGTTGGTACGCACATCATATTTATTGGCGAAATAATTGAAAACAAACTATTGGATGCCGATGCTGATCCATTAACCTATGCATATTATAGGGACGTTAAAAAAGGTGCTGCTCCAAAGAA includes:
- a CDS encoding sulfide/dihydroorotate dehydrogenase-like FAD/NAD-binding protein, encoding MNKIVDKEFFSVNVVRLEIEAPRIAKARRAGHFVIVKVGKNGERIPLTIASSNPEKGTITLVVQRVGVSSRRLADLNVGDEITDLVGPLGQATHIEKVGTVLACGGGVGVAPLLPIVEAMKKAGNRVITVIAARTKDLIILEDQIREFSDELIITTDDGSYGQKGLVTEAMEQVLQREEVNLSVVIGPAIMMKFASLTTKKYEVPTYASLNTIMVDGTGMCGACRITVGGKTKFVCIDGPEFDAHQVDFDEMLLRLNGYKEIEKEAEQKYLHSKEKE
- a CDS encoding flavin reductase, translated to MNIEAFFKITYGLYIISAKANDKSNGYIANTVFQVTAEPPQIAISCNKDNLTCDLIEQSEYFSISILKQDAKAETIGLFGYKSGKDTDKFKDIKYGTSLSGTPVVLEDSIAWFDCKVSQKVDVGTHIIFIGEIIENKLLDADADPLTYAYYRDVKKGAAPKNAPTYIDKSKIPAKQETKSSPASQKYKCLACGYIYDPIVGDEENGIAAGTPFDDLPEDWTCPTCGSPKSMFEPI